One region of Halohasta litchfieldiae genomic DNA includes:
- a CDS encoding ImmA/IrrE family metallo-endopeptidase, translating into MATTSDPSASFEETDTRNAEMHSTIENWIDDLVADVDEAKASEEFQEWLDIQSQFHDYSHRNTLLITLQCPQATKIAGYNTWRNEFDRHVQEGEDAIWIWAPIITKQCPECENSQSYHEQSDCEYDETPPDEWSNGLVGFKPTSVFDVSQTEGEPLPELETEATGDAQDLVPVLLGAADNLDVEVRIVDAADWEHGSAKGVCKYRSKRDLHPVVEAKARPNQADLAVTLIHEYAHALLHSDVDDATERSKREVEAEAVAYIVGRYFDLDTSGSAFYLAAWQGDDAEGIQERLGRISSTAQKIIDTVAEG; encoded by the coding sequence ATGGCTACGACCAGTGACCCGTCGGCCTCCTTTGAGGAGACCGACACACGGAACGCCGAGATGCACAGCACCATCGAAAATTGGATAGACGACCTTGTTGCAGACGTCGACGAGGCGAAGGCCAGTGAGGAGTTCCAAGAGTGGCTCGACATCCAAAGTCAGTTCCACGACTACTCCCATCGGAACACGCTCCTGATCACCCTCCAGTGTCCCCAGGCGACAAAAATCGCGGGCTACAACACTTGGCGGAACGAGTTCGACCGGCACGTCCAGGAAGGTGAAGATGCCATCTGGATCTGGGCCCCGATCATCACCAAGCAATGTCCTGAATGCGAGAACTCGCAGAGCTACCACGAGCAAAGCGACTGTGAGTACGACGAGACGCCGCCCGACGAGTGGTCGAACGGACTGGTCGGGTTCAAGCCAACCTCTGTGTTCGACGTCTCCCAGACCGAGGGCGAACCACTACCCGAGCTAGAAACCGAGGCCACGGGGGATGCCCAAGACCTGGTTCCCGTGCTCCTCGGCGCGGCGGACAATCTCGATGTCGAGGTTCGCATCGTCGACGCTGCCGACTGGGAGCACGGCAGCGCGAAGGGTGTCTGCAAATATCGGAGTAAGCGTGATCTTCACCCAGTCGTCGAGGCGAAAGCCCGCCCGAATCAGGCCGATCTCGCCGTGACGCTCATCCACGAGTACGCGCACGCGCTGCTCCATTCCGACGTCGACGACGCGACCGAGCGGTCGAAACGTGAGGTCGAGGCAGAAGCCGTCGCGTACATCGTCGGGCGGTATTTCGACCTGGATACGAGCGGGTCAGCGTTCTATCTTGCCGCGTGGCAGGGCGACGATGCGGAGGGCATTCAGGAACGTCTCGGGCGGATCAGTTCGACCGCACAGAAGATCATCGACACGGTTGCAGAGGGCTGA
- a CDS encoding DUF6610 family protein gives MSLDLSTDSSTASDIAAARQADQIAFLHRVPFTLDAYKLGFLPGFREDCGYQETQYQNLSIPVGMLDNDFRNPDLERFVDRFFEYEPEVGVIGDVDEIDDVDAHVAAAREIQASYPEAELIVVPKSRAVIDAIPETLVLGYSRGYADRLAHEFSDPADWRGRRVHILGGSPPKQLDAIRQLTRPTLTDEPPADIVGVDWNGLHRGAQFGEFWTADGWDDSGRDADHVTVRKTVRHSLARVREFWRTHGIWPESTPQDEGLNVEYEGPSPADLEGAACSECGANVWRTRRGPYVAEYDTGAICGYCSYECYFSHRHRNNLEEIAGEQSVYIPPA, from the coding sequence ATGTCCCTCGATTTGAGTACAGACTCCAGCACGGCTAGCGACATCGCTGCCGCCAGACAAGCAGACCAGATAGCGTTCCTTCATCGAGTGCCGTTCACCCTGGATGCCTATAAGCTCGGTTTCCTTCCGGGCTTTCGGGAGGACTGTGGATATCAAGAGACGCAGTATCAGAACCTCAGCATCCCCGTTGGAATGCTCGACAACGACTTCCGGAATCCCGATCTGGAGCGGTTCGTCGACCGCTTCTTCGAGTACGAACCAGAGGTCGGGGTCATCGGCGACGTCGACGAAATCGACGACGTCGACGCCCACGTCGCTGCTGCTCGTGAGATCCAAGCGAGCTATCCCGAGGCCGAGCTCATCGTCGTTCCGAAGTCGCGGGCGGTGATCGACGCGATACCCGAGACCCTCGTCCTCGGGTATTCACGGGGATACGCCGACCGCCTGGCCCACGAGTTCTCCGACCCTGCCGATTGGAGAGGGCGGCGCGTCCACATCCTCGGCGGGAGTCCGCCCAAGCAGCTCGACGCCATTCGACAGTTAACCAGACCGACACTCACCGACGAGCCACCAGCCGACATCGTGGGCGTCGACTGGAACGGGTTGCATCGTGGCGCACAGTTCGGTGAATTCTGGACGGCCGACGGCTGGGACGACAGCGGTCGCGACGCCGACCACGTCACCGTACGAAAGACGGTGCGCCACAGCCTTGCCCGCGTCCGTGAGTTTTGGAGGACCCACGGAATCTGGCCCGAATCGACACCGCAAGACGAGGGGCTCAACGTCGAGTACGAGGGACCGAGTCCTGCCGATCTCGAGGGCGCCGCCTGTTCCGAGTGCGGGGCGAACGTCTGGCGAACTCGCCGCGGCCCGTACGTCGCCGAATACGATACCGGCGCAATCTGTGGATACTGCAGCTACGAGTGCTACTTCAGTCACCGTCACCGGAACAACCTGGAGGAAATCGCCGGCGAGCAGAGCGTCTACATCCCGCCGGCGTGA
- a CDS encoding DUF7389 domain-containing protein, with protein sequence MSEHTPPSRADDESTKASEQSTRTEYVERSDVGVSLTVKLTRGTGTRDQDKIVAKAKGKTMEDAREDMEILREYIHDLAEDARQIQPKEEDG encoded by the coding sequence ATGTCAGAACACACCCCACCATCTCGTGCAGATGACGAATCGACCAAAGCCAGTGAACAGTCGACACGAACGGAGTACGTCGAACGCAGTGACGTCGGCGTCTCCCTCACCGTGAAGCTTACTCGCGGGACTGGCACCCGCGATCAGGACAAAATCGTGGCCAAAGCGAAAGGCAAGACTATGGAAGACGCTCGCGAGGACATGGAGATTCTTCGGGAGTACATCCATGATCTCGCAGAGGACGCTCGTCAGATCCAACCCAAGGAAGAAGACGGGTAA